Within Gambusia affinis linkage group LG01, SWU_Gaff_1.0, whole genome shotgun sequence, the genomic segment GGAATAACTGTTTGACAGATACTCCCAGAATTGTTGCAAGGtatttaaataacatgaaacattaaagaaatgaaaaattgcTCTATAAATACCAGGTTTAATCATGCCTagtcaaacatatttttgtactaAGTTTTCTTCGTATCTACACTAAGACAACTGAGGCCTGCATTTAAAATTCTAGGGAATAAAAAATTTGAGCGCCCAACGTGGGGCTCGAACCCACGACCCTGAGATTAAGAGTCTCATGCTCTACCGACTGAGCTAGCCGGGCTGggaataacagaaaaacatgcgCCATTTTTCCTTCACATACCAGCAAGTGTTGTAGCACGCATTCTGTCTAATACTGCCCTCTACTGTTTACAACCCATTCCCTCGAGTGAAATACCTttgaatcagaaataaaatatagtaTATGTGCCGTATGTTCGGCTTTAAGTTTAATTTCAAGACAAAGTAAGAAAGACAAATTAATAatcttgtattttattgatgAATAGGGACTCCTTTTAACAATAAACTAAGTAACGGttggttaaaaataattgtgagcAGTTAGGTTGCTTGGTAGCTAAATGTGCTACGTACATTTATTCCGTAACATTACATTGACAACTTTGGACAGTAATGAGCTTAAAAATTATACATCTAAACTGATTATGAACATGTATGTTCATaagtactaaaatatttgcattaaaaacgGTTTAGAATTGTAAATGGACATACCTCTCAGGCGACACCAATGTAATGCCAAAACAAGTGCAACTTCCGGTCACTGTAATAAAGGACAAAAAAGCAGAGCTGTTAAATGTCATCAAACTGCATATAAATCCAATACAACtacatttagtaaataaaaaagataaatgccAATGATGTATCAATCTAAGCAAAGAAACATGCTTTATCAATTTGGCTCTTTGATGCAGTCTCCCCTCCTGAGGATTGTAAGTGACATTTGAGTTGAAATATACCATTTGAAGAAGTGAAAAACCTCACAGGACCACCTGATCAGTCTACTTTGCCACGTTGAAGTCATAAACAAATATGCACCAGGCTAAGCATactttttatgtgaaataattatATAGGAAGAATATGAAACTTCCTTTCATATTCTTATGAAAGGAATTTTTGCCAGCAGTAATTCAAAATAATACAGTGAGTCAGTTTGTGCTTCAGCAACAAAAAACCtctgttttaaaggaaaactgcaTCAAGATGATGAAAAACTACTGCAATCCTAAAATGATACAACAATAGAGCATtctcagtcagaggcttttccAGATTTGCTGTGATACCTACTGCTACATGATATAATTCTTGCACAGCAGCTAAGACAACTTTGAAGAAActtcatttattacatttaatttctcttttggGTGTACAAAGTATTTATGAATTGAATTGACAACTATTCTCTTTAGAAGGGTAGTCCCTGTTATTTTTACATAGACTATGATTTCAAAACTGTAGAAGATGATTAGGCCCAGTCAGaattcagatttctttctggGTATTTTGACGTTAATAGGTCACGTAAAATGTCATTTCAATCCATTATGACCCTCCCGATTCTCCTCCTTACACAACTCACAGCTCTCTCATTAAAGATGGTTGATCCTAGGTGCCATCtgcattaaaatctgaattatgataggtggggggtgggggaggAATCCGgattctgagattaaataaaataataaaagtcagTAGCTCTAATTCTCTTTCGTACTAGCCTGACCGTTATCTCTTCACTTTCAAAAACATTAGAACACAGAACGCGTACGTGAAGTAAGTGATGACATCACGGCGTAGGGTTCTCCTCTACGTCAACGACTCTGGGCGGTTCATGAATGGGGCTCTGAAGTGGGAGGGCCCCTCATCTGACTTTAGCAGGCAGGAGGAAGAAAGTGGGTGATGTGCTTTGCTGCTTCATGACTGTTTTTAAACAGCCCAGCAGCGAGTGGTTGTCTGTGTTTGCGGATTGTAGCGGAGGGATCTTCACCCCGCAGGGATAGCATCCTTCGGCTGAGACGAACAGGCCAGCggccacagcagcagcagcagcagcagcagcggaaccagagggaggcagagtcgTGTCGATGAGCCATGGGGTTCCGCAAGAAAAACAAGAGCCCACCGGTGCTGAGCCACGAGTTTGTGATCCAGAATCACGCCGACATGGTTTCCTGTTTGGCCATGATCATCCTCCTCGGCCTAATGTTTGAGGTACTCGGTGTGTGAGTGGAGCTGTTAGCCGCTGCTAGCTGACGTTAGCTCACATGACAGCAGTACTCAGCAGCAGGGCGCTAGCGTGTCTCCTTCCCTTCTCGCGTGTCTCTGATTGCCAAAGAAGATGTGCAGGAGGCCCGCTGGCTCTCTCTCTGCTGATTCACCGCCTTCCACTGTAGCTAACCAATGCTTTGGTCAGCAAGTTGATCAGACTGAATGTCTGTCTGGAGGCTGCGACTAAAGCTGACAAGTACTCCGCTACGgttgaataaaaccaaaaagctTTTCTCTCACTAACCTGTCCCCACCCCAAATGCATCATTCAGACTTCTACgatccatttttaaattaaactattgtcattataaatgtcatttttacataCTTAATTTAAAGTGCAACACACACAACCTACAAGATGTAACTGTGGCAGGAGTGATGTACCTCCTCACTTATTTACCCCTCCAGGCAGCTCCTGGATATCTCTATAGGTCCCAATTAGGATAGTTTGTGAATTCAGGTTCTTTCAGAGGTGCTTAAATCACACGCATGCTGCTAAATGAGCAGGCAGGTACTGTATGCTTTGACAGTTTCATTTATTGAGGGTAATCTTGACTATATGGTACAGTGGATTTATTGGATCTTATCAAACTCAATTTTGTAATTGGTTTccaatctttaaaatgttatgttttatttttttcatatatatatatatatatatatatgtaatgaAAGGTGCAGTCAATCTACTAATTTGAGTAATTGGGATGGGTGGAAATGggacagagaagaaaatatttttgatggatTTTGAGTaactttaaacacacaaaccCCCTAAAATGATCAGAATCAGGCTTCTTTCCAGGCTGGGTTAATACCATAAAGAAAAGTATTGCACATATAAATGGAGTACACATaagcttttctgtgtttgttttttgatcaAAATTTCACAAAAGCTGAAATTTAAGGAGCTAAGATTGTGGAAAGataagaaaagtgtttttatttcattgtctgctattttagttttgctattacttttattatctAAAATTCCAGTTTGCATATGTGGGTTTGGAAGGaaagactcttttttttttttttttcttaaaagtgaCTTCAATAACCAAAACCCACATTTAACAAGCTAAAAGCTCAGAAAACTgttgaatatttatgtttagtCAGAACTGATGTTACTGATGTCTTTCAAAGCAAATAGACCACTTTGTGTTCAAGGAACATCAGTGGAGGATTGTATCAAAGCAGCTACACAGAATCTTGTCTAATTATTGTAATCTAAATCTGTCATGGTGCCAATTTGCATTCAtaggaaaaaaagtttgaaaaaacatGGATACATTTAATGATACATGgcaatctttaaaaagaaaaaaaggtttttggttTGTATCCAAGGAAGCTTAGTAAACcacaaagtgattttaaaaaacgtCAGCGATGAAAACTGaagcaataaaattaattccAATTTCTTATCACTCCAGGTCACGGCAAAGTTTGCCATCATGTTCATCACAGTCCAGTACAATGTAACTCAAGTTCTTGGTAAGATTGTTTGCTACATTTCTGCTCATTCctgtttcttaatttttataccttaaggttatttttaataatctgatTTCCTTCTCTCTGCAGATGAGAAAAGCGAGCCAATAAACCTGTACCAGTATGGCCCTAAAGATGTGGCTACAGTGTTTTTCTACCTGCTCATAGCAGTCATCCTTCACGCCTTGATTCAAGAATATATTCTCGATGTGAGTAGAGTTAGACGCCACTTTTCTCACAAATTGTTTATCAAAAATGTATGCCCGAGGAAAAACGtcacatatatttatatttttaagtgaCTCATAAGGACTGATGGAAGCTTTATTCACCtaataaaagtctgtttttttcttcttttcccttTATCCAAAATGATCAAAGCATGACAGTAATTCAAAGATTACAATATAAAAAGTGGAACATGCTTTAAAGCGTACCTTCTCTCTTCATAAGACTCTTTTCCGTGTATCTATTAAAACGGCCATCAGATGAACCTGTTCATACTGCAGTAATCCAGAAAGAACCCTTCTCACTTCACTTCAAAGGGCTGATTCATAAGCTTTGTGATTGGATTTTTCTATTTGTATGTGCTTGCAGTCATGCATATGCCTCCtttccaaacaaaaatatgcaatataCTTTGTTTGCAATAGAATgttttaagattgttttttaatgtcacactattgttatttattttagttgtacTGCTCTtgttctgaaaaacattttttttaatcagaaacaaaaatgtcctcAAGCagcttttgcttattttttttctttattcatttgtgtttctacTATAACAAATGCAGTTGTTTCAAAAAGAGGTTAAAAGAAACGACAGACTATTACATTATAAAGATCATGcattattaaaattaagaaagtaaaagaaCTAACAACACTGCAGGTTTTATTGGGGTATTTTTAAGCTGGGTTCTGTAAAGTACTTAGCAGACATTTTTTACCTGCAGTAGAGAAGCTTCAGGCTtatcttattttcttattaaagaACCATGCTTTTGGCTATGTGGACTAATGCAAATTCAAGTGAATCTACTCAACTTGAAACAAATGAAGTCCAAAACCTTCCTATTATAatcattattgtttatttttacttttgaagaAAGAGTGTACATGTTGCTCACAAAGTCTTCCAGGAgcgattatttatttattaatgtctgtgtaaaaaaagaaaaaaaaaaatctttgttaaGTTTGAGTTGATTTAGATTAGggaaattttcattttttactagGCCACCACTAGAAGCTGTTAGTTTATTGCTTCCAGTTGAATTTCTCTTGAACTTTCCATGCACTGTTCCCTCATAGCTACTGCCCACAGCCCCATAATGATCTGCGATCTGTGTAATTATGTTCGTGTTGTGTGTTTATTCTCCGTTTCAGAAAATTAATAGGAGGTTGCACCTGTCGAAGACCAAACACAGCAAGTTTAATGAGTCTGGCCAGCTAGCAGCGTTCTACCTGTTCTCCTTTATCTGGGGCTGCAGCATCCTAACAGCGGTACAAAACTCAGGAGTCACCAAAACATTATTGCATGTCGTACGAGGCTTCATCTTTATAGGggtttaactttttactttgacagGAGGAGTTTGCAACAAACCCCACTTTCTTATGGGAGGGGTACCCACACACTAACATGGTGTAAGTAAAGATGCCTTTGAGAGCTGTGTAGTATAAGGTCACACTGTGGAATcatgttaaaagtttattttaatgtaactcTGATGAAGCACagtttgaaattgttttcttgcagagtttttccttttgttaaacaaaatgttctgggtttttttaGTGTTAAAAATTTGCTTATTCATCTCTAAGCTTGTCTCTGCATTTCTCTGAATTTCAGTTggtagaaacaaaaatcttctacatgtataaaataaaactagcgTGTCTTAGTCTCTTGTTTATTGCTCAACCtattttctctttagttttcagGTTAAATTCTTCTACATTTGCCAAATTGCCTATTGGCTCCATGCGCTTCCTGAGCTGTACTTTCAAAAAGTGCGAAAGGTGAGGTTGGTCTgtgctaatttttttattttatgtatttttaataacagCTGTGTTTACCTACCTTTATGCTTATGTGAAATTCTGCTTATACTAACAGTAGCTCTCCTTATCTGTTTAATTTCCATAGGAGGACATCCCCCGCCAGCTTTATTACATTTGCCTTTATGTTGTCCACATTTCTGGTGCCTACATCTTAAAGTAAGTCAGAGGGGTTATTATTTGCTTTGAGAATTTTACAAGTAGAATAATACCTTCATTAAATCAATCCTATGATCTCTAAGCAGCTTCTAAAGAGatagtttgaatgtttttaatcatcCGGACAACAAGCCTGCTGACTGACACTAATCTGCTCTCTGTAATTAATTACTTATGAAGTTTTAATAGTTGCTCCATTCCTGCAGTACCCTCTTCTCCGTGCATGCACTCATATtatgttcttcatttttaaagtcagGTCAGCCACCTTTTCCTGGCCTATAGATTTCAACACCAGAAGCTTTCCAAAAGCTTTTTGACCTCAGACCTCACTGTTTCAGGCTTTGGAGTCTGTTCTCTTTGCTAATCTTTTTTCCTTCAGCATTATTGATCTCAGATGCAGGGATGCTGTCGAGCCCATAGGCTTGTTCTGTAGTTACTGCTTATGGAAGGTGGTACATTTTAAGTCTTCACTTTAGTTGACAGGGTGTCCATTTGTCCGTCAGTTCAATCAACCTTCCTTTGAACAATCTATTGATTTGTTCATCCAGGAGTTTGACCATTCAACCATTCATCCTTTTACCGATTTGCCCttctgttcattcattcattgacgtgtccatccatttgtccatcTTCCTAAGAaaggcaagtttatttatttagcagtaCTTAAAAACTAAGCAACAAACCTTACATTTTTCCATTGTTATCAATTTTGTGATTATtccaaaatcacaaaattttgGAATAAGgactaaaatttaatttgtgtaaTAACCAACTTTCCCTttctgtttatccatccatcaaaaTATCCATCTACCCCTTTGACACTCCATGTGCAAATCATCTTTCCATTCATTATCAAATTATCCATATCTTGATTTCTCCATCTCTTTTTCCGTCCAGGTATCAATGAACCAGAGACTCATCCATACATCTGCTTTAGTCCATCCATGCATCCCTTCCAACGCATCTGTCCATCTAGTCTATATTTAATTTGACCATTATCCATCTGTTTACCCCTTCATCCTCAGGTTTTCACAGATTCTGTATTCAAAGCAGGACTTCAGTGGACCTTACCACAGGAGCCGcgtttcattggctgatgcccattctattTTTACGGCTACCgcgtgggtggccgtctcacaaacacacgcttctcgtttgctaagtacagcataatggcaatactgatacaacttctgcACCTTGAAGAAgtctgtctgctacacagtcttatgttagctaaacagatcaatatgcaatgtgtactgtatctgacataccgtacactaaagattttattttagcagaaaaggctttggactaaactgttactggtgttagccactctagcaccaagtacagtgtACCAGGCCTAGGTtcactcaaacatttgccaacaaaccacaggaatcacccactgatttcaaaagtagcCTACAAAACAACGAATGCCCGACTTACCCAGCCCTGCAAGAACAATAGGCATCAGTGATCTTGTCCACAGCTATATTGATGTAGAGGGTGTGTGGATCTGCCGTTTTCCTCATCGAGCgaaagcattttgctgtgatGTGCACAATGTTGGAGGCATCGTGTGGTTCAAACACCTTGATCTCATTcaaaaaagatgacatgaacttgttagttcctctgtttattgtagtagctgatatattgtgaaaatccggtagaaatgatgcactaatcgagtcagaaatacactgcagagaatCAGTCGAAGTGGAAGACGCCATGTTTAGAAACAATGGGCCgcgaggctttgtttgtgagacttgcggccTCGTGGGATTTTCtaggtcggttgtgggcgggtCTTGGTTAGGTCCATAAAAGGGTCTTGTTTAACTTTTGTATAGATATCTTAAAAAGGGATCAGGTACAGAAAAGTGTGAAACTTGATcctaaaaaat encodes:
- the zgc:113278 gene encoding translocating chain-associated membrane protein 1-like 1-like, with the protein product MGFRKKNKSPPVLSHEFVIQNHADMVSCLAMIILLGLMFEVTAKFAIMFITVQYNVTQVLDEKSEPINLYQYGPKDVATVFFYLLIAVILHALIQEYILDKINRRLHLSKTKHSKFNESGQLAAFYLFSFIWGCSILTAEEFATNPTFLWEGYPHTNMVFQVKFFYICQIAYWLHALPELYFQKVRKEDIPRQLYYICLYVVHISGAYILNLHRLGLVLLVPHYLVELLFHASRLFYFSDENKQKGFTLWALLFVIARLLTLTLSVLTFGFGLPRTENHGFSLAEGNFNVLTVRMTCLAAICLTQAWMMWKFINFQLKKWREHSQIQASKKKTVSPKSKPHKRESTKGGAANGVVKSEDKMSPRARKAKAS